cacttgccatttcttcttcctcgcgctcttgcccccatcgctatcctctgcgcgctcgagctcgctgctgctccggcgaacatcttccgctggcgaactccggcgggcgaatctccaccgatccgccgccgccaccccgccaatccggcgccacggggccgcgcgtctcgacggagcgtcctcagccgccgctgtcgccgccgcggtcgcaaggttcttcctcgccgttcagcctctcctggtcatcttcttcctcgacctcgtcaatggcgtcccccagtggatcgtggaggggctcctacatgcgggaggacgacatcgagcgcctgGTACGCCTCCGGCGAGTCCCGCGGTCGgtcatcacgcgggtgcccggcgaggagacggagcccgagccgaggaacggcgagcgcgtcgtctttggcgcgcacctcgaccgcgggctgggtctgccggcttcgccgttctttcggcaattcctcgaccacttcggccttcagccgcaccacctgccggccaacgcgtgcgtcctcctgagctgcttcgtagcgttcatggaggcttacgccggcttgtggcccgacatcgacttctggagccggctcttcttcttgaaggcgcagaccaacgacggtcgcctgcgagcctgcggcgccgcctcgatctacacccggcctggtacgcctttccccaagatccccaccgtcgactcggtgaagaactggcaaatgtcattcttctacgtgcgcaacgagggggagctcgtcgaccggatcaacctgccggagttcaatccggctcctccagtcggccggatcaactggagccacaacgcccgctcgacggaccagaacgccgaggtgaacctgctctgggatctcc
This Lolium perenne isolate Kyuss_39 chromosome 1, Kyuss_2.0, whole genome shotgun sequence DNA region includes the following protein-coding sequences:
- the LOC127329434 gene encoding uncharacterized protein, which codes for MASPSGSWRGSYMREDDIERLVRLRRVPRSVITRVPGEETEPEPRNGERVVFGAHLDRGLGLPASPFFRQFLDHFGLQPHHLPANACVLLSCFVAFMEAYAGLWPDIDFWSRLFFLKAQTNDGRLRACGAASIYTRPGTPFPKIPTVDSVKNWQMSFFYVRNEGELVDRINLPEFNPAPPVGRINWSHNARSTDQNAEVNLLWDLLATATAGGLTAEDLLCTIAERRVLPLQMRTHKIGHMSGRFDPNRTSKAPLTKAQVASRVNHITKANLAEDWSYGLAPCDRNHPPARVFERQNAEDGDLATKRWTPDLVDPADQAGDHAGDDDLPQAPDLGGQGEHNPPPSPEHPEEEEERRPLRDVGRLHSQSRSCLSN